The Streptomyces kanamyceticus genome window below encodes:
- a CDS encoding arginase family protein, with protein MRNIVVVDAPSNLGLRPPAPGTVPGCYKLAGAMRERGILRRLGAFEGGVVVPPRYDRGDWQEGDGVFNAAAIASYTVRLADRVEHHVRAGDFLVVLGGDCSIQLGAALALRRVGRYGIAAVDGSADFRHTGNSGGVGAAGGEELAIATGRGQDDLTDIEGLRPYLRDEDVRLFGMRDDDEDRAEFRDLKISNATVGEIRQWGPEVIARAVVETLEVDVLDGFWVHLDADVLDPTVMPAVDSPDAGGLLPDELLALLRPLVNSPRCVGLNLTIYDPDLDPQGTAGDLLADLLVAAFAES; from the coding sequence ATGCGAAACATCGTGGTCGTCGACGCCCCCTCGAACCTGGGCCTGCGCCCGCCCGCCCCCGGCACCGTGCCCGGCTGCTACAAGCTGGCGGGGGCCATGCGCGAGCGGGGGATCCTGCGCAGGCTCGGCGCCTTCGAGGGCGGGGTCGTGGTGCCGCCGCGCTACGACCGCGGGGACTGGCAAGAGGGCGACGGCGTCTTCAACGCGGCCGCCATCGCCTCCTACACGGTGCGGCTCGCCGACCGCGTCGAACACCACGTGCGCGCGGGGGACTTCCTCGTCGTGCTCGGCGGTGACTGTTCCATCCAGCTCGGCGCGGCACTCGCGCTGCGCCGCGTCGGGCGGTACGGCATCGCGGCTGTCGACGGCTCCGCGGACTTCCGGCACACCGGGAACTCCGGCGGGGTCGGCGCCGCGGGCGGTGAGGAGCTGGCCATCGCCACCGGGCGCGGCCAGGACGACCTCACCGACATCGAGGGGCTGCGGCCCTACCTGCGCGACGAGGACGTACGCCTCTTCGGGATGCGGGACGACGACGAGGACCGCGCCGAGTTCAGGGACCTGAAGATCTCCAACGCCACCGTCGGCGAGATCAGGCAGTGGGGCCCCGAGGTCATCGCCCGCGCCGTCGTGGAGACCCTCGAAGTGGACGTCCTGGACGGCTTCTGGGTGCACCTGGACGCCGACGTACTCGACCCGACCGTGATGCCCGCCGTCGACAGCCCCGACGCGGGCGGCCTCCTGCCCGACGAACTCCTCGCGCTGCTGCGGCCGTTGGTGAACTCGCCGCGCTGCGTCGGCCTCAACCTCACCATCTACGACCCCGACCTCGACCCGCAGGGCACGGCCGGTGACCTCCTCGCGGATCTGCTCGTGGCGGCCTTTGCGGAATCCTGA
- a CDS encoding GNAT family N-acetyltransferase codes for MSDHASYLAEGPRVGIRHFTHADSAEFTARTRESQDLHRPWLFPPSGDDAYRAYARVLIEDPTKAGFLVCERDSGAIGGFININNIVRSAFRCGALGYGAFAHAAGRGLMSEGLDLVTAYAFGALDLHRLEANIQPGNAASIALVRRGGFRLEGFSPDFLFIDGAWRDHERWAVTAGPERS; via the coding sequence ATGTCCGACCACGCAAGTTATCTCGCCGAAGGCCCCCGCGTGGGCATACGTCACTTCACCCACGCGGACTCCGCCGAGTTCACCGCCCGTACGCGAGAGAGCCAGGACCTGCACAGGCCCTGGCTCTTTCCGCCGTCGGGCGACGACGCCTACCGCGCGTACGCCCGGGTGCTCATCGAGGACCCGACGAAGGCCGGGTTCCTGGTCTGCGAGCGCGACAGCGGCGCCATCGGCGGCTTCATCAACATCAACAACATCGTCCGGAGCGCGTTCCGCTGCGGCGCCCTGGGATACGGCGCGTTCGCGCACGCCGCGGGGCGCGGTCTGATGTCCGAGGGGCTCGACCTCGTCACGGCGTACGCCTTCGGAGCCCTCGACCTGCACCGCCTGGAGGCCAACATCCAGCCGGGGAACGCCGCCTCCATCGCGCTCGTCCGACGCGGCGGCTTCCGGCTCGAGGGCTTCTCGCCGGACTTCCTCTTCATCGACGGGGCCTGGCGCGACCACGAACGCTGGGCCGTCACCGCCGGTCCCGAAAGGTCTTGA
- a CDS encoding RICIN domain-containing protein, whose protein sequence is MTKNLMRGTAALAFAALPLLATSQSGYAADHAPEHASAAGPRADFDIRSALHDKCLATNGDNVEVQTCRGTGNQLWFWEGGKLRNRAELHCLDVRNGEIDAPAQAVGDCHGLANQQWKLEGSWLRSGVNRQCLSIQENGDPSEHAGINVRDCANVAWQFWKMPPE, encoded by the coding sequence GTGACAAAGAACCTGATGCGCGGCACCGCCGCGCTCGCCTTCGCCGCCCTGCCCCTCCTCGCCACCTCACAGTCCGGCTACGCGGCCGATCACGCGCCGGAACACGCGTCCGCGGCCGGGCCACGGGCCGACTTCGACATCCGCAGCGCCCTGCACGACAAGTGCCTGGCCACCAACGGCGACAACGTAGAAGTGCAGACCTGCCGGGGCACCGGCAATCAGCTCTGGTTCTGGGAGGGCGGAAAGCTGCGCAATCGCGCGGAGCTGCACTGCCTGGACGTACGCAACGGAGAGATCGACGCCCCGGCCCAGGCGGTCGGCGACTGCCACGGCCTGGCCAACCAGCAGTGGAAGCTGGAGGGTTCGTGGCTGCGCTCCGGAGTGAACCGCCAGTGTCTGAGCATCCAGGAGAACGGCGACCCGAGCGAGCACGCGGGAATCAACGTGCGGGACTGCGCGAACGTGGCCTGGCAGTTCTGGAAGATGCCCCCGGAGTGA
- a CDS encoding DUF5107 domain-containing protein, producing MVIVKTTVRRDVLTLPAAPLGPENPLPALRPLDEVHTLDERAKEGLPRDMARQLGYEPLRGILPVRLVDGYGRDRTETPIDTIVIENDRLRATVLPGYGGRVHSLFHKPTGRELLYRNPVLQPAAFALNGAWFSGGIEWNIGATGHTTLSCAPLHAARVTAPDGGEMLRLWEWERLRDVPFQVDLWLPEGSDFLHVGVRIRNPHERAVPVYWWSNIAVPQERRVLAPADEAWRFAYAGGLDRVPVPECDGVDRTYPTRSEYPADYFYDVPDDTRRWIAALDAEGHGLAQTSTDRLRGRKLFVWGTGTGGGRWQEWLTEPGTPGYAEIQAGLARTQLEHVRLDAESEFSWLESYGPLSARPDLVHGDDWDGARGEAAARLAEALPREAVDAAYEAWLTCADTEPGESLATGSGWGALEVLRAEYKLSGTPFAESTLGPEQAPWLELLHTGAVPEPRRVAPPGPTLVSPHWRDMLETAPARPQAEYHLGIAQWHAGDRAQAVRSWERGLELAPSRWPLLRCLAVADQTEGHAERAADSYAAAFDDLCEERRDDGELWTAATAALGREAMAALLAVGRTEAARAVWERLHARTRTEGRFRLAEAQLLFAEGDMDGVRAVFDEGFEAADLREGAETVGELWAAATGEEIAARYDFRMRPPGE from the coding sequence ATGGTGATCGTGAAGACCACCGTGCGCCGTGACGTACTGACCCTGCCCGCCGCCCCGTTGGGTCCGGAGAACCCCCTGCCCGCGCTGCGGCCGCTCGACGAAGTGCACACACTGGACGAGCGTGCCAAGGAAGGGCTGCCGCGCGACATGGCGCGCCAGCTCGGCTACGAGCCGCTGCGCGGCATCCTGCCCGTGCGGCTCGTCGACGGGTACGGCCGGGACCGCACCGAGACGCCGATCGACACGATCGTCATCGAGAACGACCGGCTGCGCGCCACCGTCCTGCCCGGCTACGGCGGCCGCGTCCACTCCCTCTTCCACAAACCCACAGGGCGCGAACTCCTCTACCGCAACCCGGTGTTGCAGCCCGCCGCCTTCGCGCTCAACGGCGCCTGGTTCTCCGGTGGCATCGAGTGGAACATCGGCGCCACGGGGCACACCACGCTGTCCTGCGCGCCGCTGCACGCCGCGCGTGTGACCGCGCCCGACGGCGGCGAGATGCTGCGCCTGTGGGAGTGGGAGCGGCTGCGCGACGTGCCCTTCCAGGTGGACCTGTGGCTGCCGGAAGGCTCCGACTTCCTGCACGTCGGCGTGCGGATCCGCAATCCGCACGAGAGGGCCGTGCCCGTCTACTGGTGGTCGAACATCGCCGTGCCCCAGGAGCGCAGGGTGCTCGCGCCCGCCGACGAGGCGTGGCGGTTCGCGTACGCGGGCGGCCTCGACCGGGTGCCGGTGCCGGAGTGCGACGGGGTCGACCGGACGTACCCGACGCGCAGCGAGTACCCCGCCGACTACTTCTACGACGTGCCGGACGACACCCGGCGCTGGATCGCCGCGCTCGACGCCGAGGGGCACGGGCTCGCGCAGACCTCGACGGACCGGCTGCGCGGCCGCAAGCTCTTCGTCTGGGGCACCGGCACCGGCGGCGGACGCTGGCAGGAGTGGCTCACCGAGCCGGGCACCCCGGGCTACGCCGAGATCCAGGCGGGCCTCGCGCGCACCCAGCTCGAACACGTACGCCTCGACGCCGAGAGCGAGTTCAGCTGGCTGGAGTCGTACGGGCCGCTGTCCGCGCGGCCCGACCTGGTGCACGGCGACGACTGGGACGGCGCGCGGGGCGAAGCCGCGGCGCGGCTCGCCGAAGCGCTGCCCCGCGAGGCCGTCGACGCCGCCTACGAGGCGTGGCTGACCTGCGCCGACACCGAGCCGGGCGAGTCGCTCGCCACCGGCTCGGGCTGGGGCGCCCTCGAAGTGCTGCGCGCCGAGTACAAGCTGTCGGGCACGCCCTTCGCCGAGTCGACGCTGGGCCCCGAGCAGGCGCCGTGGCTCGAACTGCTGCACACCGGGGCCGTGCCCGAGCCGCGCCGTGTCGCCCCGCCGGGACCGACCCTGGTGTCGCCGCACTGGCGCGACATGCTGGAGACCGCGCCCGCGCGTCCGCAGGCCGAGTACCACCTCGGGATCGCGCAGTGGCACGCGGGCGACCGGGCGCAGGCCGTCCGCAGCTGGGAGCGCGGCCTCGAACTGGCCCCGTCCCGCTGGCCGTTGCTGCGCTGTCTCGCCGTCGCCGACCAGACCGAGGGGCACGCGGAACGGGCCGCGGACAGTTACGCGGCCGCCTTCGACGACCTCTGCGAGGAGCGCAGGGACGACGGCGAACTCTGGACGGCGGCCACCGCGGCGCTCGGCAGGGAGGCGATGGCCGCGCTGCTCGCGGTGGGCCGGACCGAGGCGGCCCGCGCGGTGTGGGAGCGGCTCCACGCGCGGACGCGGACCGAAGGAAGGTTCCGCCTCGCCGAGGCCCAACTGCTCTTCGCCGAGGGCGACATGGACGGCGTGCGGGCGGTCTTCGACGAGGGCTTCGAGGCGGCCGACCTGCGGGAGGGCGCGGAGACCGTGGGCGAACTGTGGGCCGCGGCGACCGGCGAGGAGATAGCGGCGCGGTACGACTTCCGGATGCGGCCGCCGGGGGAGTGA
- a CDS encoding S66 peptidase family protein — protein MRPLDRPARLVPGARVAVVAPSGPVPEDALQAGLDILRGWDLDPLVMPHVLDRHPEFDYLAGADAARAEDLTRAWCDPSVSAVFCAKGGYGSQRMVDLVDWSAMREATRSGGPKVFLGYSDITPLHEAFANRLGVATLHGPMTGVLDFLKNARTQEHLRTTLFAPRDAQVIRAASPDARALVGGRARGVTLGGCVSLLAAELATPHARASARGGLLCIEDIGEEAYSLDRILTQLLRARWLEGVAGIVLGSWKECEPHDEVRALLADRLGGLGVPVLSEFGFGHCDGALTVPFGVPGELDADAGTLTLDVPALV, from the coding sequence GTGAGACCGCTCGACCGGCCCGCGCGCCTCGTTCCCGGCGCGCGGGTGGCCGTCGTGGCGCCCAGCGGTCCGGTGCCCGAGGACGCGCTCCAGGCGGGCCTGGACATCCTGCGCGGCTGGGACCTCGACCCGCTCGTCATGCCCCATGTCCTGGACCGGCACCCGGAGTTCGACTATCTCGCTGGCGCGGACGCCGCCCGCGCCGAGGACCTGACGCGGGCGTGGTGCGACCCGTCGGTGTCCGCCGTGTTCTGCGCCAAGGGCGGGTACGGATCGCAGCGGATGGTGGACCTCGTCGACTGGTCCGCGATGCGGGAGGCGACGCGGAGCGGCGGGCCGAAGGTGTTCCTCGGCTACAGCGACATCACCCCGCTGCACGAGGCCTTCGCCAACCGGCTCGGTGTCGCCACGCTGCACGGGCCCATGACGGGCGTGCTCGACTTCCTCAAGAACGCGCGGACCCAGGAGCACCTGCGCACCACGCTGTTCGCGCCGCGGGACGCCCAGGTGATCCGCGCCGCGTCCCCGGACGCCCGCGCGCTGGTCGGCGGCCGGGCCAGGGGCGTCACGCTCGGCGGCTGCGTGTCGCTGCTCGCCGCCGAACTCGCCACCCCGCACGCGCGGGCGTCCGCGCGCGGCGGCCTGCTCTGCATCGAGGACATCGGGGAAGAGGCGTACAGCCTGGACCGAATCCTCACCCAACTCCTGCGCGCCCGCTGGCTGGAGGGCGTCGCGGGCATCGTGCTCGGCTCCTGGAAGGAGTGCGAGCCCCACGACGAGGTGCGGGCGCTCCTCGCCGACCGGCTCGGCGGCCTCGGCGTGCCGGTGCTTTCGGAGTTCGGGTTCGGGCACTGCGACGGGGCGCTGACGGTGCCGTTCGGGGTGCCGGGCGAACTGGACGCGGACGCGGGGACGTTGACGCTGGACGTGCCCGCGCTCGTGTGA
- a CDS encoding LapA family protein, which translates to MSPNTSTGGSKSSGQGGGLMTPGRVAVAAIAVLTLVFIFENTRSTKIRLLIPEVTLPLWMALLGTALIGALCGAYFVRRRK; encoded by the coding sequence ATGAGCCCCAACACCTCCACGGGCGGCTCCAAGAGCAGCGGCCAGGGCGGCGGGCTGATGACACCCGGCAGGGTGGCCGTCGCCGCGATCGCCGTCCTCACCCTGGTCTTCATCTTCGAGAACACCCGCAGCACCAAGATCCGACTGCTGATCCCCGAAGTGACTCTGCCGCTGTGGATGGCGCTGCTCGGCACGGCCCTGATCGGTGCTCTGTGCGGGGCCTACTTCGTCAGGAGGCGCAAGTGA